DNA sequence from the Deltaproteobacteria bacterium genome:
AAGAAGAAAAAACCTGGGCCAAAGAATTTTTCAAAAGCTTTGGGGTACCTGAAGGGGTGGGACTCATAGGCCTTCAAGTCGGGGCCTCGTTTCCCCAAAAATGCTGGCCCATCCGGAAAATGGTGGCTTTAGCCGAGCAAATTTCTAAACTTCCCCATATTCGAATAGTCCTTTTGGGAGACGAAAAAGACCGGGAAAGAATAAAACCGTATTTTCCCCGACTTCCCCAAAATGTAATCAATACCGTGGGAGAACTATCTCTGCGGCAATTAATGGCCTCAATAACCCAATGTCGGCTGCTTATCGGGGCCGACACCGGACCGCTTCATCTGGCGGTAGGTCTGGGATTGCCGGTCATCGCCCTTTGCGGGGCCGATGACCCCAAGTGGACCGGACCTTATGGCGATTATCACCGGATTCATTATAAAAAATTGCCTTGCAGCCCTTGTAATAAAAAGCCTCTCTGTCAGGACCGTTATGATTGCATGGAAGCCATAGAGGTGGGTGAGGTGCTGGATTCGGTCCGGGCCATGTTGGGAAGTTAGGAGTGGGGAGTTCGGAGTGAAAAAAATTGGTTTGACAGGATTGATAAGTTTTTAAATTCTGGATTCTGATTCCTGGATTCTTATCTTTTATTATGTACATCATCCTTTACAGCCTGGTTTACCTGCTTTCCTGGGTCCCGCGGCCCCTGGGTCTCCGGTTCGGCGACGGTGTGGGTTGGGTACTCTTTCGGGTATTAAAACGACGCCGAGAAATCGCATTAAATAATCTGTCCATTGCTTTTGGGGATGGAAAGAGTCCGGAGGAAAGAAAAGCGATAGCCAAAAAGAGCTTTCAAAGTATGGGACGTCATTTTTTTGAGGCCTGTTATTTGATACGTTACGATAAAGAAAGACTGGCTTCTTATATCCGTTTTGAAGGGCTTAATTATTTTGAACAGGCTGTTGCCCAGCACAAGGGCGTGGTCTTTTTGACAGGGCACTTCGGGTGCTGGGAACTCCTGGCCGTAAGCAGTGGTTATTTTTTACAACCCTCCTATCTGGTGACTAAGCCTTTGGACTTCAAACCGGCCGAAAAATTGGTCAGCACTATTCGCGGCAGGAGCGGCAATCAATGTGTCACCAAAGAAAAGTCCATGCGGCGTCTGATCCAGGTCTTAAATCAAGGGG
Encoded proteins:
- a CDS encoding glycosyltransferase family 9 protein, whose protein sequence is MSLKQLSQSLNFIETHQIRRVLLIKLTSLGDVVHALPVASSLRESFPFLKLHWVVEDRCASLLENHPLLDSVVIYPRRELQASISNRRWGQVLKLLLDLRRSLRGLKIDLSIDLQGLAKSGLMSLMTWAPHRIGCSGLKELSYLISKRLPEGGDLHAVDRNLKVAAFLGAERKPPKFVIGIREEEKTWAKEFFKSFGVPEGVGLIGLQVGASFPQKCWPIRKMVALAEQISKLPHIRIVLLGDEKDRERIKPYFPRLPQNVINTVGELSLRQLMASITQCRLLIGADTGPLHLAVGLGLPVIALCGADDPKWTGPYGDYHRIHYKKLPCSPCNKKPLCQDRYDCMEAIEVGEVLDSVRAMLGS
- a CDS encoding lysophospholipid acyltransferase family protein, whose translation is MYIILYSLVYLLSWVPRPLGLRFGDGVGWVLFRVLKRRREIALNNLSIAFGDGKSPEERKAIAKKSFQSMGRHFFEACYLIRYDKERLASYIRFEGLNYFEQAVAQHKGVVFLTGHFGCWELLAVSSGYFLQPSYLVTKPLDFKPAEKLVSTIRGRSGNQCVTKEKSMRRLIQVLNQGAILAILLDQNIDWKDGVFVPFFNKRACTNKGLALLVRKTEVPVVPVFIVYEGQGQYRVEFKPPLPWLSFGDRTKEIEENTAQYNQVIEAMARQYPDHYFWVHQRWKTRPYKPWPREGQ